The following are encoded together in the Brassica napus cultivar Da-Ae chromosome A9, Da-Ae, whole genome shotgun sequence genome:
- the LOC106399326 gene encoding ethylene-responsive transcription factor ERF012-like translates to MVKQEPKIQTSSKKEMSLSSPYRSSSLSSSSPKIKNKNKKSKIKKYKGVRMRSWGSWVSEIRAPNQKTRIWLGSYSTAEAAARAYDVALLCLKGPRANLNFPTSSSYSLSQHLLDENTILSPKSIQRVAAQAANSSFDLLSPSSSTSSSSATSSPSDQEQHHDENDDDGMQSLIGSFVDNHVSLMDPSSSWYGDEHNGMFSFDDVAPFNYSPQLNSMTNMVDEYYYEDAYIPLWSFS, encoded by the coding sequence ATGGTGAAACAAGAACCCAAGATTCAAACCAGCAGCAAGAAAGAAATGTCTCTGTCTTCACCATATCGTTCTTCATCATTATCTTCCTCTTCCCCTAagatcaagaacaagaacaagaagagtAAGATTAAGAAGTACAAAGGAGTGAGGATGAGAAGTTGGGGATCATGGGTTTCTGAGATTAGGGCACCAAATCAAAAGACAAGGATTTGGTTAGGCTCTTACTCAACAGCTGAGGCAGCAGCTAGGGCTTATGATGTTGCACTCTTGTGTCTCAAAGGCCCTCGAGCCAATCTCAACTTCCCTACTTCATCTTCTTATTCTCTTTCTCAACATCTTCTTGATGAAAATACCATTTTGTCCCCAAAATCCATCCAAAGAGTCGCCGCACAAGCTGCCAACAGCTCATTTGACCTTTTATCCCCTTCTTcctcaacttcttcttcatctgctACCTCGTCACCGTCGGATCAAGAACAGCATCatgatgaaaatgatgatgatgggaTGCAATCTTTGATAGGGTCTTTCGTCGATAACCATGTGTCTTTGATGGATCCATCATCGTCATGGTATGGTGATGAACATAATGGGATGTTCTCCTTCGATGATGTAGCTCCGTTCAATTACTCTCCTCAGTTGAACTCGATGACAAATATGGTCGATGAGTACTATTACGAAGATGCTTATATTCCCCTTTGGAGTTTCAGTTGA